DNA from Desulfitobacterium chlororespirans DSM 11544:
CTGGGCTGCATCGCCTTCCTGTCTCAGCCCTATGCTGATCTGCCCGCCTTCCGGCGTAAACTTTATGGCGTTGTGCAGGAGGTTGGTCCATACCTGGGACAGCAAATCTTCATCACCGCAGAGAATGCATAGGGGCAGATCCGCCTCCAGGGTCAGGTTCTTTGCCGACCATTGGGGTTCCAACAGCAGGGCGACATTCTCCAATTGTTTATCCAGCCGGAACTCCTGCCTGTTCAAGGGCAGCTTGCTGTTATCCAGCGTGGTCAGCTTCAGCAGGTTTTCACTAAGGCTGGATAGCCGCCTGCTCTCCGCTTCAATAATCTCCGCATAGCGCCGGCGCTGTTCTACAGGTAAATCCTCTTTTTTCAGCAGCCCCGCAAACCCACTGATGGAGGTAAGGGGCGATTGAATCTCATGGGAGACGTTGGAGATAAAGTCCTGCCGCATGGTTTCCAGATTGCCAAGTCCCCGGGCCATATCATTGATGGCTTCAGCCAGGTCATGGTGCATATCGGTTGCTTTGGCGTCCAGAAATACATCGAAATTCCCCCGAGCGATCTGAGCCAGAGCACCGGTCAGGATATCGTGGATGTTTTCATGGGATCTTTGTCCCCTCCGCCCGCGCCATAGGGCTGCCAACCCCGCCACCGCGGCAATAAGGGCCAACGCCGTCAGACCGGAAAACACCTGCCGCAGCAGCTCCGACGGCGGCCCTGTGACACGGTAAATCAGGGCCGTGATCCCATATCCTCCTGCCAGGGCGCTGCCATAGACCAGGATCAGCATCAAAAATCCCCGGATCACAGAAGGAGGTCCCGGTCTGGGACGTTCATTCCTCATACCTGCACCTCCAGCCGATAGCCTAACCCCCGCACAGTGGTAATCTTAAAGCCGGATTTCTCGGCGGGGAACCGTTCGCGCAAACGGCCAATGTGGACATCCAGCGTTCGCTCATTACCTTCAAAATCGTAGCCCCACACACCTTCAAGGAGCTGGTCCCGGGTAAAGGTCCGCCCGGGAAAGCCTCCCAGTTTGAACAGCAGCTCAAATTCCTTCATGGGAATATCCTCACCCACCTCGTTGAGGATGACGGAATAGCTGTTTTTATCAAGGGTGATATAGCCGATTTGAATGGTTTGGGAGGCTTCAATTCTGTATCGCCGCATAAGCGCCTTGACCCGCAGGAGCAGTTCGTCCCCATCAAAGGGTTTCGTCAGATAATCGTCCGTCCCGGCCTCAAAACCTTTCACTTTGGCCGGCTTTTCATGTTTCGCCGTCAGCATCAGGATCGGCAGATCTTTGTAATCCTGACGCAGTTGGCGGCAAAGCTCATAACCGTCCATATTTGGCATCATCAGATCAATCACCGCCAGGCTGGGATTCGCTTCGCTTATTTTTTCCAGCGCCTCGCGCCCGTCCCTGGCTTCACACGTTGCAAACCCGTCGTTTTTGAGAAGGGTGCAGACCAGTTCCCGGATCGTCGGGTCATCGTCCACAATCATAATTTTGCTCATCATCATTCACCTCGCCACTTCGTCACCTCGTATGCAGGGTACCGCACCAATGTAAACGGAAGTTAAACGAATTGCAATAATCAGCGGGGCTGTTTAGCTTTGGCGTATTCTTTGGCTTCCTTGCCGGTGATGTGTTCGACGTCAATAGCCATAATATATGCTTGCGTACATTTGCTTATCTCCTGATGTTTGGCTTCTTCAGACTGATCCCCTGAATACTTTTCCACCAAAGCCTTAAAAGCTTCCAGCCGTTCATCCCCTTCCACAATTCTTGCTTTGCCAAAAGCGATCACGCTGCGGAAATAGGACGTATATTCTGCACTTACTATGGTATCCTCATCGATTACGGCAAAAGATACCTTAGGGTTCTTCATCATGGCCTCCAATTTATGTCCGGCCTTTGCCGAATGAAAATAGATTTTGTCATTGAAATAGACATAGTTGAAGGGAACGGCGTAAGGGTAATCTTCATCACCCAGGCAAGCCAGGACACCATTTGTGCATCTGTCCATGACAGCCACGGTATCTTCCCTTGATAATAATTGTTTACCTCTTCTCATTTCTCTAAACATGAGCAGTTCCTTCCTTTCATCCCCTAATTCCTGACCGGCATCGGCACAAGTCCGCCAAGATCAACTAAAGTTTTTCTATTTTGATCTCAACATCTCGGGGTAATGCCAACCCGCATGCGACCTCAATACCTTTTATGATAGCGGATGGTACGGGACAGGCAGGATGCTTGCAGTATTTCTTTCCCAGTTCATATACCTGGGATTCCCCCAGCTTGGCGAAACATTCTTTAAATCCATCCACTTCTTTCAGTTCCTGTTCCAAAGGTTTAAGATTGGGACAGGCTGTCTGAAATTCAATCAGGGCATTTTGCTTATCTTCGGAATTCACCTTGATGAGCGATTTTAGACCACAGACACCTGGGTTCACTTTTACTTCTACCATGTACTTCTAACTCCTTTCTCTATTCCCCATTTATCCGCTTTCAGCAATTGCCCAAAAGCGGAGCTTTCGCCTTTCAATCTTATCCTCTATAAAAACATATCCGCCAGCGCTACCTTCAGTCCCTTGAAATAGACCGACTCCACATAGTCATGAGCCCCTTTATAAAAGGCCGTGCTGTCGGTTATCTCATTTTGGTCAAGGCTATAAATGGTTACCAGGTTGTTTTTCGGATCGACCATCCAGTATTCTTTAATTCCGCATTGCTTGTAAAGCTCCAGCTTTTTCAGGATATCCTTACTTCTGGTGGAAGGTGAAAGGACTTCAACCGCCAGGGTTGGCACCCCTCGGTACTTACCTTGTTTGTCCATATTATCCCTGTCGCAGATTACAATGATATCCGGCTGGACAACACAAATATTGTCCTCGGCCTTAAACAGGGTAATGTCAAAAGGTGAAGTGAGAGGAATACATTTTTTATTCTTGAACCAGTTATAGAATGTGCCATGAATTTCATTAACAGCATATTGGTGCTCGTAAGAAGGAGACGCCAGATTATAGATAACGCCGTCAATCAACTCAAACCGCTGTTCGGAAGCCTCCACCAGTTCCAAAAACTCTTCGTAAGCCACCCTTCCCTCACGGCTTTGATATTCAGCGGCACCTTCCGCCAGCAGGCTTTTATTAGGGTCGTCACAAGGCAGGATTCTGGCGATATCCTTGCCGTTTTTGGTCACAATGATTTCTTCATTGACCTCCACAAACTTTAAATACTTGCCAAAATTGTTCTGGACCTCTGTCGAAGGAACTCTCATCATCATCCCTCCCTATTAGCTAGATATATTCTATTATGCATATTATTAGCTAATTAATCAATATTTCTTCATAAATTAGCTATTTTCCAGCAACATAAATATCTCCATCCAGGTCTTCATTATTCAATGCTATATTGTCCAGTTTACAATTCTCAATTGCGCAATGGGAAGTCCTTAACCAATGAAGGGCTGTTTTTTTATTTTACAAAGCCGCATGATCGTATCTTTTCCAGTAATCAAGGCCACAGGCAGCCCGCCGGGGGGCTGCAGCCACTGACCGCTTAAAAAGAGATTCTGCAAGCCTTTGATTCGCCCTGTATGGGACATCATTGTCCCGCTGACCGTAGGTAAAAACGACATAAATGCCCCCCGATAGGCGTTGCAGTACCGTTCAAATGTTTTCGGTGTAGCCACATCCAGCAAACTGAGTTTTCCCTGCATTTGCGGAAAACGCATCGCAATCGCCCGGATGACTTCTTCCCCGACTCGCGACTTTTCCCGGCGATAGGAGCCGGGATCTTCAGCCAGGGCATGCCATTGATCATAATCAGCCGGGAATTGGTTAATGCTGCAGATCAGCAACGTGCATCCAGCCGGGGCAAAGTCCGGTTCATAGCTATAATGAGTTATTGTCAGATAGTCTATGGTTGTTTCATTCACCTTAAAGGGGGCCACCGGAAAGCGCAGGGTGCGCGGAATCTCCTCCATCGTGCCCTCATAACCGATGGCTATATGAATTTCTGAGCCCAAGGGATAGTCCGTGGGATTATTATAGCGTTTTTGAAAGTCAGGATCAGGGTACTTCCCCTTAAGCAACCGCTCATAAAGCACATGGGCATCACAAGCAGCAATAAAATAATCAGCCGCAAAGGTTTGGCCATTGCTGCAAATAACGCCGCTGACCTTGCTGCCCTCCTTATGCAGCCCGATCGCTTCACAAGAGGTTTCGATGCGCCCCCCCAGGCTTAAATAGCGCTCTGCCATGCGCTGCGCAAATTTCTTGGAACCCCCATAAGGGATGGAAGCCTGGCCCTTCGTAAAAGCTGCCAGAGCGAAGAAAACCGACGAGGCACTATAGCCATCCGGCAGAAAAGAAGCCAGTGTCTCCCGCAAAGCCGGGTGTTTAAAGGTTTTAGCGTATTCCTTTAAGCTCATCTTACCGAATTTCCGCATGATCAGCCCAGCGTCTTTCATGGCCATCATCAATTTGACCTTTTCCAGCGGCCCCAGCAAATCCCGGGGTTTTTCCACCGGTATCTCATAAGACTGCAGTTGTTCAATGGCTTGGCAAAAATCATCAATGGCCTCCGCGTCCTGGGGAGACAGTTCAAGCCAACTGGATTTCAGCCGCTCCAGATCGCGATACAGATGCACGGCAGCACCGCTTGCATGTTCAAAAGTCAAAAAGCTTTCCTGATGATAGATTTCCACCCCATCCAGGGCACCTACTGAAGTCCAAAGCTCATGGATCGGGGTTCCTTTTTTCGTGCCGACCAGCCAATGAATGCAGCCGTCGATATGATAACCCTGACGATCCCAGCCTGTGCATTCTCCGCCTAAAACGTGGTTTTTCTCCAGGATCATGCTGGCAAAACCATTCTTCTGAGCGAAGATGCCCGCACTCAACCCGGCGATCCCTCCGCCGATAATGACCAGCTTAGCCATTGTTTATCCCCTCTCCCCTTTTTATATTCTGCATGCGCCAAAGATCTCTTCCCGTTTCCATCAGCACTGCTTCAGCTGCTTGATCATCCAGCCAGGGGGGTAAGTGTCCGTTAGCGATCATAACGGATAAGCCGGTTTGAAAGATCCGCATTTTCAAGAGCAGATTCCTGCGTTCTTCAAGGGTCCAGCCAGTCATCGTTTCATCCCCGGCAAGCAATTGGAGTAAGTTATGTTCAACGGTTTCATAGGAATCCATATAGGAATTGGGCTGCATGAGCAGCTCACGGAAAAAAACCGGATACTCCCGTGCAAAAGCTATACTGGCTTTCCCAATAGTTTCGAAGGGATGGGAGCCTTTTTGCCGGGCCAGAATTTCATCGGAAAGGGCAAAAACACGCCTGATCACAGCCTTGGTCAAATCATCAATGGCAGCAAAATTGACATAGATCGGAGCCACTGAACAACCAAGAGCTTTGGACACATTTCTGGCGGTGATTCCTGAAAATCCTTCTTCTTTAGCAATGTTAAACGCTGCTTCGATAATGTCTTCCTTGCTGACCTTTTTTTGAGGCGGCATATCAACCCTCCTAAATATAACTAACGTTATATAACCATAGTTATATAATAATCAATAGGATGAGAGCCGTCAATAACCTCCCATCCTGAAGGGTCAAATAAGGCAAAAACATACTTTCAAAGAACTGCCCCCAATAAAAGAGGCGTATTTTCTAATGAAAATACGCCCGGTCCGCTCTCAGTCTTAAACATGAATAATGTCAGGAATCAGAAGCTTTTGGCAAACAGATCATCTTCATCGTCGTCATCTTTTAAGGACAGATCTTGATCTGCGGAGGCCACACAAGCCTGCTGCATGGTCGGATAGCCGATGGTTCCTGCCACACCTACCACATTCTGCACTTCGCAGGATGCGGCTCCGGGAACACGGAATTTCCGGATATCCAGCATGGGCACAGGAGTTTCCTGCGGTTCGGGAAGCTGCGGCACATAGCTGTAAGGATAACGGTAAGCGCGGTAATAAATCGTGGCCGGATTAGCATTAAAGGGCGAGATAAATTCCCAAACCACTTCTTTCATCCGGGTTACCTCAAAGAAGCGTCCCCCGCACCCTTCCGTAATCAAGGTGTTGCCATTGGGAAGGCGTTGGGCCGCACTGGTTAAAGGACTGTAGAAGCGGTAATCGGAAATTCCGGGTTGTCCGTAATCCATCAATTCGCTGGCCTTGAGCTGCCACACCACTTCCATGGTGACCGGGTTCAGTTCAAGGACCCGGGAACGGTCGGCAATGTCTACTTTGGTTCCATCTTTCGAGACATTATTGGGGGCGCCATAGCCTGCCCAGCCTCCATTGTCAAAGATCAGGATGTTGCCGGCACCGGGGAGACCTTGAGGAATCATATGAACATGGTGTTGCCCGATGATTTGACCGATCTTCCTCAGCTTTTTATCCTGAGCAAAATCCGGCCCCATTTTCCAGATCACTTTGCCGGTTTTCTTGGCAATAATAGCCATAATATTGGCTTCACGGGCATCCCAGATAATGTTGTCAGGATGGAAGCGCTCATCCCCTTTATCATACCATTTGTTGGGACCCAGGACACTGGCGGAATTAATATGCATCCAGTCCCCCATGCCGCCCCCGGCTTCATGCATGTTGGGATTGCGATAAAGAGCTAACTTCGCTGCTGCACTGAACCCATACTCATTAAAATGATCGACGGCATGCCACTCCCAGACAATATTGCCCTCCCAGTCCACTTCGATGATCACGTCATCTAAGAGCTGCTTATCCGAGATTTTTTTGTGATAACAATTTTCATGACTAAGGATAAGGGTGTTGCCACTGTTGGTCCTGCACTCCATTCCCGGAACATAATACCCCACAGGGTTTCCCTCTCTTTGATAGTCATGATGCTGACGAGCCATCCATTGCGGTTTTTCTCCCTCATCTTCGATATATTCCTTTTTAGCAAATTCCCAAACCACTTGGCCATCCCAGTCTACCTGAACCAGATCAATTTGATCCTGATAACCAAATTTGCCGTTCCTGCGGCCACGGCTGCCCATCACATAGCCTCCAGGGAGCAATTTATTGGGAAATCCCTGCAGATCCTTAAAGACGCGAACCACATTACCATTCATATCGATTAAAACGCAGCCTAAACCCGGGGCCTGCATAATGGTATAACCGTTAAAGCATTTTTCAGGATTATAGATGGTCACTCCGGTGGGATGAACAAAAGGCTGACCCATTTAAACCACACTCCTTATCCTTTAATAACATTCAGGAATTCGAATTTTCCCTGAGCCCTTTAAGCCTTCATTTCCAGGGCAGGCTTGCGCACCGGTGAATTGTCCGACCGCCATATAGCAATCCCTGTATAGCCGTAAATTATGGAGAATATGGGAACAATCCAGCACATAAAGGCATAGGGTGCATATTCATAAGCACTAACGCCAAGGACTCCCAGAATATAGAAGGCATGAACTCCCCAAGGCAGCAGGGGACTGGCAATGCAGCCGCCATCTTCAACAGTTCGAGAAAGGACCCTCAAGTGCAATCCTCTTTCCTTAAATACCGGAGCATAAGCACGTCCCGGAATAATCATGGAAACCGATTGACTTCCTGTACCGATCAGCATGACATAGCTGGCAAACAGAACGGCGATGATCAGGCGGCCCGTGTTTTTAGCCCATTTCAGACTGGCCTCAACAATCACTTCCAACACCCTGATCTTTTCTAGTACTCCGCCGAAGGATACTGCAGCGATCAATAACATGACAGTACTGGTAATACTGTTGATTCCCCCGCGGCTAAGCAGGTTGTCCAATTGCTCCACACCGGTGTTCCCAACATAGCCGCTGACGCTGGAGTTAAGAATCGCAATGATGGACTGCCCTTGGCATATCAAGGCTACTAAGGCTCCGAGAACAACCGACAGCAGCATCAGCGGAACGGCGGGAGTCCGGCGGTAAGCCAGGATAATCAGCACCAAAGGCGGAACCAAGGTCCATAGGGAAAGGTTAAAGGTCAGGTCAAGGGTTTGCAGGATAACTGCAATGTCCCCGCCCAAATCACTGCCGCTGTGATAATTCATGCCCATCACGGCATAAATGACAGCGGTTACTACAGCAGCAGGTATGGTCGTCCACATCATGGAGCCAATATGGCTGAATAAATCAACTTCGCAAACAGAGGAGGCTATATTGGTTGAACTGGATGCCGGAGACATCTTATCCCCAAAGTAAGCTCCGGAAACAATAGCACCCACGACCAAAGGCAAAGGATAGCCCAGGGCCTGGCCGACGCCCATCAGAGCAATACCCACCGTCCCCATCGTCCCGAAGGAGGTTCCGGTCATTGTCGAAGCAACGATGCAGAGGATAAAGGTTGTCACCAGGTAAGTCGAGGGGGAGATAAGCTTTAATCCCCAGTAAATGATCGTCGGAATGGTACCGGAAAGAATCCACACCCCGACCAGCATGCCCACGACGATCAAAATAAACACAGCAATATGAACCCGTTGGATAGAATCAGACATTCCTTCCTGCAAATCCTTCCAGGAATAACCCAGGTATTTCCCAAATAAACAAGAAATCACTGTCGCAATAATCAAAGGCAGGATAGCGGGCAGCTTGGCCATAACGGTACCCCATAAAATAAAGAGTACGGGAATGACAAAGGCTACGATAGCAAAAATCAGCCCTGGTTTTTTGGTGCTACTCTCATCAGCCATTCATTGACCCCCATTCAATTGTAGTTCAACAAGGGAATTTCTCAATAAGGTTCGGCCTATCTGATTGATCGTCCTCCTCTCCGGCGTTCTCAGCCTAGACCCCGGTTTGTTGCGCAGAAGGGATATTCCAGGCATGGACCCTTCTAAGGTGATTATATTATCTGAATCTTTCTAAATCTGTTGTCGAATTAACATCTTGCAAAATTATCATATTTTTTTATTGTTATGTTTTTAAAATCCTATCCTGCTTGATTGGAAAGCAGGCATGCGGAAGGGAGTACCACCTGCCGCCTTAAAAAGCAGCCATAGGTACTCCCTTCATGAATTATCCGGCTTAGAGGTGCTTATGATTCCATAACCTCTTTCAACTTTTCCAGATCATTGATGATCATAAGATGGGTATGGTCTTTTAACGCCTGGATCTCTTTTAAATGTTTCAGGGCCTGATTGACTGTAACCCGATGCATCCCCAGTGTATTGGCTATATCCTCCTGGGTAAGCGGAATGGATGAACTTCCCCTTTTATCCACAAGGATACGTCCTTGATGGAGGAGATAAATCAATTTAGCCACACGAGCAAGCGGTTTATTAAAAACGCAATCTTCCACTTGGGTGGATAGGATATGAACCTTGCGTGAAAGAGTTTTGATAATGGATAGAGTGAGGTCAGGAAATTTGGGGATGATCTCCTGCATAATTATCTCCATGGGATAAATATATATTTCACAATCTGTGACAGCAAAAAAGTTATAATCACAGGGCTTGCGGTTAAAAAAGGGGGTCTCGCCAAAAATAGACCCGGCTTCAATATACCAAAGAATTTTTTGACTGCCTGAAGGACTCTGGGCCACTGTTTTGATCCGTCCCTTATTCAAATAATAGATGCAGTCGATTTGGTCACCGCTATGGATAATGATTTCCTTCTTTTTGAACTTTTTAAATATCCCATGTGCAGCAGGAGCAGTCCAGTCAGCATGCGGATTTTCGCATATCCAAGGTGAACCCAGCAATTCGAAATCATTCGTTCCCTCATTCACAAAATCCCCTCCCCCACCTGATTCCTTTAATTGCTATTAAAATAGCATACTTTTAGAAGCCAGGCAACCACCTGTGCTCTTGCTCAAATTCTATGAAATAACGAACTACCAGGGACAAATGCCTATTTGTCTAAATTTAAAAAATTTTTTCGAAGATGTTAATTTGACAACAGAATAAATAAAACACAGCTCCTATAATCATTTTAGAGGGGATCCATGCATGGAATTATACCCGCAATCTTTTAAACAATAACAAAATGTGAGGAGAGATGATCATGAAAACCTATCCGGCAGAGCCCTTTCGGATTAAGGTCGTTGAACCTGTTCGGTCGATGAAGCGTTCAGAACGTGAAGAGGCCATGAAAGAAGCAGGCTACAACACCTTTTTGCTGAAGAGTGAGGATGTCTATATTGACCTGCTCACAGATTCCGGCACCACTGCCATGAGCGATAAACAATGGGCCGGTATGATGATCGGTGATGAAGCCTACGCAGGGAGCAGGAATTTCCTGCATTTGGATCGAGTGGTTAAAGAGTATTATGGCTTCAAGCACCTGGTCCCCACTCATCAGGGACGGGGCGCGGAAAACCTGCTCTCCCGACTGATGATTAAGCCCGGGGATTATGTGCCCGGCAATATGTATTTTACTACCACAAGATACCATCAGGAAGCCAACGGAGCTACCTTCAGAGATATTATCATTGATGAAGCCCATGATTCAGCCAACCGGCATCCTTTTAAAGGAAATATCGACCTGAAGAAGCTCCAGACCTTAATCGATGAAGTAGGCGCGGAAAAGATTCCTTATATCTGCCTTGCCGTTACTGTCAATCTGGCCGGGGGACAGCCCGTTTCTATGGAAAACATGAAGACCGTCCATGAGCTTGCCCACAAACACGGCATCAAGGTGTTTTTTGACGCAACCCGCTGTGTCGAAAACGCTTACTTTATCAAAAAACGGGAAGCCGGTTATCAGGACAAGGCCATTAAGGACATTCTCTTGGAGATGATGAGCTATGCCGACGGAGCCACCATGTCGGGCAAGAAGGATTGCCTGGTTAACATCGGCGGTTTTCTGGCTATGAATGATGATCAACTCTTCCTCAAGGCCAAAGAGCTGGTTGTGGTCTATGAAGGTATGCCTTCCTACGGCGGCATGGCCGGTCGGGACATGGAGGCCATGGCTATCGGGATTACCGAATCGGTGGATTATGCTTACATTGAACACCGTGTCGAGCAGGTCGCCTATCTTGCCGATCAGCTTTTAGCGGCAGGAGTTCCCATTGTGGAACCGGTGGGCGGCCATGCCGTATTCCTCGATGCCAGACGGTTTTTGCCCCACATTGCTCAGGACCAATTTCCGGCACAGGCTCTTGCCGCCCAATTATATATAGAATCCGGGGTACGCTCTATGGAAAGAGGAATCATCTCCGCCGGGCGTGATCTTAAAACAGGAGAAAACCGCCATCCCAAGCTGGAGCTGGTAAGGCTGACGATTCCCCGCCGGGTTTATACTTACGCTCATATGGACATCGTGGCCAAGGCAGTTATCGATCTTTACCAGAAAAGAGAGACCATCAGAGGGCTTAAATTTGTTTACGAACCAGAAATGCTGCGTTTCTTCACCGCCAGATTTGAGCATATTTGATTAGGACTTCACCAAAGACGGTGTCCGGCTGATGCCGGAGCCGTCTTTTGCTATAACCTGTTTTTCGCCGCTTAATGCTTCACCAGTTCATGAATCTGATACTCCAAGGTCGTCTGGACTGATTCTGAGTTCCCGACCACTGTGGCCTCTGAGATATATCCCTTATTATATAGCAAGGAATAGCTGACAGCAGCAGGAAGGCTGCTCTGGGGAACACTCATGACGCAGCCCCCTACTTTGGCGGCTAAAGCGGCAGCCAATAAAGCGTCTCCCTTGGGGTTGCCCTGAACCGCATCCTGAGGAGAGACCGAACTCGAAGCAATATAGAGAGGAGTCTCTTGGGTGAGGAGATTCTGGAAGATGATCTGCTGGGTTCCATAGCGATCTGCTCCTCCCCAGCGCTTCACAGCGTATTGGCCGCTAAGCTGGGTTTCCACAGCGGAGCTGATGATGCCGGTCCCTCCGAGCAGCACAACTTCCCCAGGCGAGATTTGCTTTAACCGGCTTTGGGTCTCTTCCGGCAGACTGTGGGTATCCGTCAGCAAGATGGCAGCACCCTGGGCTGCTGCAAAGGCGCTTACGGCTATAGCGTCAGGCTCTCCGTATCCGTAAGCAAGATAGACTCTCTCTGAAGGACCGACCAACTCCGCGATTTGCGCAGCTGTATCATAACGGTTGGCACCTGCCAAGCGATAGGTGGTTATCCCGAAGGTTTGCAGTTCGTTTTCAATTTCTGGGGAGATGGCACCCGTTCCCCCGATCATATAGACTGTTTCCGCCCCCAGATTGAGAATTTCATGAAGAACTTCATTGCTCAGGCGCTGGGAAGGAGTCATCAGGATAGGAGCATCATATTTTTTCGATAAGGGCACGGCGACCATAGCATCTGCCACCACATCGTCCCGGGTCAGAATGACGGTGGAGGCCTTTGTCCATCCGCTTTGAGCCACTGCCACCGAGAGCTGCATATTATCAGCGGCCTGAGCGCCGATGCGGCTGCCCGGGGTGTAGGCCGGCACAACTTCCACAGTCCCCACCACATGCCCGCCATAGATAATGCTGACAGTGCCCGGCTTTTTGGGGGTGATGGTAAAAGTAAAGGTGCCGTCAAATAACGTAGTGTAGCTCGACGAGCCGGCACCGACTTCTGTCCCGTCCACAGTAATGGATTGGCGGGCAAGGACTCTGCCATCAGGGTCGGCAATCTTTACGCTTACCTTGCTTTCCGAATGAACCACCGGCTTGCCCGTTAGGGTGATGACCGGTTCAACTACTTTAACCGTCCCGCCGGCATAATTATCATATTGATCCCACAGAAATATGGAGTAGCTGCCCAGCTTATCAAAATTAAAATTGGCTATGGAATAATTCCCCTGACCCCCGCTTATAGAGACATAGGTCACCTCATCATCAGGATCGGTAATATAGCCGGATACCGAGCCGCTATAGGGATCGCCGTTCAAATCATACAACCGGAAATGGATGGTATCCGCAGAACCGATCACTGTTTGCGCATCCCCTGCATCCACGACTAAATAGGCCAGCACCCCTTTGTTCCAATCCACATCATCATCATCAGCTGCCCGGACAGTTCCGGGAATTAGGGTTACCAGCAGGACAAACAGGCATACTGCAAGAGCCAGGCTCTTTTTCTTTTTGGCCGCCACTCTGGTTCTCCTCCTCTCTTTCTTAGCAAATGTCCAGACCTCTCTCTTTTCCGGCTGCTAGTTTTGCTCATCTTCATTTGCTCATAGCTTCATTTTGCTCATACCTTTATTCCGTTCCTAACACTTGCTACTCATACCGCAAGGCCTCAATCGGATTCATGGCGGCGGCCTTTTTGGCCGGGACGACACCGAACACAATTCCGATCAGGGCGGAAAAACCAAAGGCTATGCCCACTGAGGACGGGGATACGCTGGCTGTGACACCGAAAAGCTCACTGGCGATCAAGGAACCTCCCCACCCTAAAAGGATACCGATCATTCCGCCAATCAGACTGAGCACCACCGACTCGATGAGGAACTGGAAGAGTATATC
Protein-coding regions in this window:
- a CDS encoding sensor histidine kinase, giving the protein MRNERPRPGPPSVIRGFLMLILVYGSALAGGYGITALIYRVTGPPSELLRQVFSGLTALALIAAVAGLAALWRGRRGQRSHENIHDILTGALAQIARGNFDVFLDAKATDMHHDLAEAINDMARGLGNLETMRQDFISNVSHEIQSPLTSISGFAGLLKKEDLPVEQRRRYAEIIEAESRRLSSLSENLLKLTTLDNSKLPLNRQEFRLDKQLENVALLLEPQWSAKNLTLEADLPLCILCGDEDLLSQVWTNLLHNAIKFTPEGGQISIGLRQEGDAAQVTIGDTGIGIGPEDRIHIFERFYKADKARARSAGGNGLGLSLVKKIVDLHGGSIRVESTIGKGTTFEIFLPGLHCV
- a CDS encoding response regulator transcription factor; this encodes MSKIMIVDDDPTIRELVCTLLKNDGFATCEARDGREALEKISEANPSLAVIDLMMPNMDGYELCRQLRQDYKDLPILMLTAKHEKPAKVKGFEAGTDDYLTKPFDGDELLLRVKALMRRYRIEASQTIQIGYITLDKNSYSVILNEVGEDIPMKEFELLFKLGGFPGRTFTRDQLLEGVWGYDFEGNERTLDVHIGRLRERFPAEKSGFKITTVRGLGYRLEVQV
- a CDS encoding pyridoxamine 5'-phosphate oxidase family protein, giving the protein MFREMRRGKQLLSREDTVAVMDRCTNGVLACLGDEDYPYAVPFNYVYFNDKIYFHSAKAGHKLEAMMKNPKVSFAVIDEDTIVSAEYTSYFRSVIAFGKARIVEGDERLEAFKALVEKYSGDQSEEAKHQEISKCTQAYIMAIDVEHITGKEAKEYAKAKQPR
- a CDS encoding DUF6951 family protein; this translates as MVEVKVNPGVCGLKSLIKVNSEDKQNALIEFQTACPNLKPLEQELKEVDGFKECFAKLGESQVYELGKKYCKHPACPVPSAIIKGIEVACGLALPRDVEIKIEKL
- a CDS encoding type II toxin-antitoxin system Phd/YefM family antitoxin, which gives rise to MRVPSTEVQNNFGKYLKFVEVNEEIIVTKNGKDIARILPCDDPNKSLLAEGAAEYQSREGRVAYEEFLELVEASEQRFELIDGVIYNLASPSYEHQYAVNEIHGTFYNWFKNKKCIPLTSPFDITLFKAEDNICVVQPDIIVICDRDNMDKQGKYRGVPTLAVEVLSPSTRSKDILKKLELYKQCGIKEYWMVDPKNNLVTIYSLDQNEITDSTAFYKGAHDYVESVYFKGLKVALADMFL
- a CDS encoding phytoene desaturase family protein codes for the protein MAKLVIIGGGIAGLSAGIFAQKNGFASMILEKNHVLGGECTGWDRQGYHIDGCIHWLVGTKKGTPIHELWTSVGALDGVEIYHQESFLTFEHASGAAVHLYRDLERLKSSWLELSPQDAEAIDDFCQAIEQLQSYEIPVEKPRDLLGPLEKVKLMMAMKDAGLIMRKFGKMSLKEYAKTFKHPALRETLASFLPDGYSASSVFFALAAFTKGQASIPYGGSKKFAQRMAERYLSLGGRIETSCEAIGLHKEGSKVSGVICSNGQTFAADYFIAACDAHVLYERLLKGKYPDPDFQKRYNNPTDYPLGSEIHIAIGYEGTMEEIPRTLRFPVAPFKVNETTIDYLTITHYSYEPDFAPAGCTLLICSINQFPADYDQWHALAEDPGSYRREKSRVGEEVIRAIAMRFPQMQGKLSLLDVATPKTFERYCNAYRGAFMSFLPTVSGTMMSHTGRIKGLQNLFLSGQWLQPPGGLPVALITGKDTIMRLCKIKKQPFIG
- a CDS encoding TetR/AcrR family transcriptional regulator, yielding MPPQKKVSKEDIIEAAFNIAKEEGFSGITARNVSKALGCSVAPIYVNFAAIDDLTKAVIRRVFALSDEILARQKGSHPFETIGKASIAFAREYPVFFRELLMQPNSYMDSYETVEHNLLQLLAGDETMTGWTLEERRNLLLKMRIFQTGLSVMIANGHLPPWLDDQAAEAVLMETGRDLWRMQNIKRGEGINNG